A window of the Glaciimonas sp. CA11.2 genome harbors these coding sequences:
- a CDS encoding autotransporter outer membrane beta-barrel domain-containing protein — MVFFGDSLMDSGFYTGVGQQPSFTTNPDLIWTQLLAHKNGLTADPAYVLTPNGVVPLSGTNYAVGGAQTSQASLDPASGYLTPSITDQVNGYLASHPKVDKNALYTVWAGSNDVFAYTTLNQAGLGDPDPAVQAATAQTIVGLVAGEAVNVAGLVGALQHAGAGKAMVLNLPDIGNTPLAAQLGLQQLWTASTYTFNQTLNQSLNKLGGNIVALDVFSLLDEVIRNPTLYGFKNVISAACTTPDSGTCTAATLVEPNANMTYLFADSVHPSGAAQAILAQYAQSVLLAPTQISMLASAPLVGTQAQTLAIDNRLRLFGLAPANVGKPEAYAVVGNTQRNYSRTDNMQGLDGSATSATVGIDYAINRQWMIGTAFGYGQNKENFGSNTGHFKLDQTMISAYTQYRDGAWAVNAIGLAGLLDYNNVTRSILLGQALRNENGKTSGDQVLLRLGAQYDFTLGAAVLSPLVNLTWQQIKVDAYDELGNDSTAMHFDAQTRTSLVSSVGLQLTSNQTMWGFTIQPFAKLAWDRELKNTPDDVRAHVVGMGGSFGMPGYQSAANTTHLDLGANIKLAADTTAFANYSGQFASGNKANTFQLGVAKIF, encoded by the coding sequence ATGGTTTTTTTTGGCGATTCCTTAATGGATAGCGGCTTTTATACCGGTGTCGGTCAACAGCCATCTTTTACGACCAATCCTGATTTGATCTGGACGCAATTACTGGCACATAAAAATGGCCTGACTGCCGACCCAGCTTATGTGCTGACGCCGAATGGCGTGGTACCGTTGAGCGGAACAAATTACGCTGTTGGCGGCGCGCAAACAAGCCAGGCCTCTTTGGATCCGGCGAGTGGATACTTGACTCCCTCTATCACCGATCAGGTGAATGGTTATTTAGCCAGCCACCCTAAAGTGGATAAAAATGCCCTTTACACCGTATGGGCGGGCTCCAACGACGTTTTTGCTTATACAACCCTGAATCAGGCGGGACTAGGAGACCCAGATCCTGCGGTGCAAGCAGCCACCGCACAAACGATCGTCGGACTAGTCGCGGGTGAAGCCGTTAACGTTGCAGGATTGGTGGGCGCGTTGCAACACGCTGGCGCAGGAAAAGCAATGGTATTGAATTTGCCCGATATCGGAAATACGCCACTGGCGGCTCAACTCGGATTACAGCAATTATGGACGGCTTCGACCTACACATTTAATCAAACCTTGAATCAAAGTCTGAACAAGTTAGGCGGCAATATTGTTGCATTAGATGTCTTCAGTCTGCTGGATGAAGTAATCCGCAATCCGACGCTATACGGTTTTAAAAATGTCATATCAGCGGCATGTACAACACCCGATTCTGGCACTTGCACGGCAGCTACCTTAGTAGAGCCGAACGCAAATATGACCTACCTATTCGCCGATAGCGTGCATCCCAGCGGCGCAGCGCAGGCAATCCTCGCCCAATATGCGCAGTCGGTATTGTTAGCACCAACGCAGATTAGTATGCTGGCTTCAGCGCCGTTAGTCGGCACACAAGCCCAAACGCTCGCCATCGATAATCGTTTGCGTTTATTCGGCCTGGCACCAGCAAACGTAGGCAAGCCAGAAGCCTACGCGGTAGTTGGCAATACCCAGCGTAACTACAGCAGAACCGATAATATGCAGGGCCTGGATGGTTCCGCCACGAGTGCCACAGTGGGAATTGATTACGCGATTAATCGGCAGTGGATGATTGGAACCGCGTTTGGATACGGTCAAAATAAAGAAAATTTTGGCAGCAATACCGGACACTTCAAGCTGGATCAAACCATGATCTCAGCCTATACCCAATACCGTGATGGCGCATGGGCTGTCAATGCTATCGGCTTAGCCGGTTTGCTCGACTATAACAATGTCACCCGAAGTATCTTGCTGGGTCAGGCTTTACGTAACGAAAACGGTAAGACTTCAGGTGATCAAGTACTTCTGCGCTTAGGCGCTCAATATGACTTCACACTAGGCGCCGCCGTATTGAGTCCTCTGGTTAATTTGACCTGGCAACAGATAAAGGTCGATGCATATGATGAACTGGGTAACGACAGCACAGCCATGCACTTTGACGCGCAAACACGTACATCGCTAGTATCCAGCGTTGGGCTGCAATTAACCTCCAATCAAACTATGTGGGGCTTTACGATCCAACCATTTGCCAAACTAGCGTGGGACAGAGAATTGAAAAATACGCCGGATGATGTCCGTGCGCATGTGGTCGGAATGGGTGGCAGTTTTGGGATGCCAGGGTATCAAAGCGCGGCAAACACAACCCATCTTGATCTGGGTGCGAACATCAAACTGGCAGCCGATACAACTGCCTTTGCAAATTATAGCGGTCAGTTCGCGAGTGGAAATAAAGCCAATACATTCCAGCTCGGCGTCGCTAAAATATTTTAA
- the ychF gene encoding redox-regulated ATPase YchF: MSLKCGIVGLPNVGKSTLFNALTKAGIPAENYPFCTIEPNVGMVEVPDPRLTSLAEIVKPERILPATVEFVDIAGLVAGASKGEGLGNQFLAHIRETDAIVNVVRCFEDDNVIHVAGKVSPLDDIEVIQTELALADMGTVEKAIHRENKKARSGDKDAAKLVAVLERLMPELNQAKPVRACGLDEEEMALIKPLCLITAKPAMYVANVSDTGFTNNPLLDQLTAYAASQNAPMVPICASIESEISDLDEADKHEFLADMGMEEPGLDRLIRAAFKLLGLQTYFTAGVKEVRAWTIHVGDTGPQAAGVIHTDFERGFIRAQTIAYDDFITYKGEAGAKEAGKMRAEGKEYVVKDGDVLNFLFNV; this comes from the coding sequence ATGAGTCTCAAGTGCGGCATCGTCGGCCTACCTAACGTTGGCAAATCTACCCTGTTTAATGCACTGACTAAAGCAGGCATTCCAGCAGAAAATTATCCATTCTGCACTATCGAACCGAATGTCGGCATGGTGGAAGTACCAGACCCGCGCTTGACGTCGCTAGCCGAAATTGTCAAGCCAGAGCGGATTCTGCCTGCGACGGTTGAGTTTGTGGACATCGCTGGTCTGGTAGCCGGCGCTTCCAAAGGCGAAGGCCTTGGTAATCAGTTTCTAGCCCATATCCGCGAAACAGACGCCATCGTCAATGTAGTACGCTGCTTTGAAGATGACAATGTCATCCACGTTGCTGGCAAAGTCAGCCCGCTAGACGATATCGAAGTTATCCAGACCGAATTAGCGCTAGCCGACATGGGAACGGTCGAGAAAGCGATTCATCGCGAAAACAAAAAGGCCCGATCCGGCGACAAGGATGCAGCCAAGCTAGTCGCAGTATTAGAACGTTTGATGCCGGAATTGAACCAGGCCAAGCCAGTACGCGCTTGTGGCCTTGATGAAGAAGAAATGGCGCTGATCAAGCCACTTTGTTTGATTACGGCAAAGCCCGCGATGTATGTTGCCAATGTTTCAGATACCGGCTTCACAAACAATCCATTGCTCGATCAATTAACCGCGTACGCCGCGTCGCAAAACGCACCGATGGTACCAATTTGCGCATCAATTGAATCTGAAATTTCAGACCTCGATGAAGCCGACAAACACGAGTTTCTGGCAGACATGGGCATGGAAGAGCCGGGTCTGGATCGTCTGATTCGTGCTGCATTTAAGTTGCTCGGTCTGCAAACCTATTTCACTGCGGGCGTGAAAGAAGTCCGCGCCTGGACCATCCACGTCGGTGATACCGGGCCCCAAGCAGCAGGCGTTATTCATACTGACTTCGAACGCGGTTTCATTCGCGCACAAACAATCGCTTACGATGATTTCATTACGTATAAGGGTGAGGCTGGCGCTAAGGAAGCTGGCAAGATGCGCGCTGAAGGTAAAGAGTATGTAGTGAAAGATGGCGACGTTTTGAACTTCTTGTTTAACGTTTAG
- a CDS encoding FHA domain-containing protein yields MAKIVLTEGDNVVQEMVLHKERTTIGRRPHNDLVIDSPAVSGEHAVIITIYNDSFLEDLSSTNGTQVNGHAVTKHFLQHNDVIQMAKYKLVYLVDAVEDISEDHHLKMFPSLRPDAIVTVIDGPGAGKKLALVKVLTTIGRPGVQVAIVARRAHGYELTHVEGNTYTRVNGAPLKVGAWSLSDGDVIDIAGMTMQFSWKPRNGYQKINTTGKR; encoded by the coding sequence ATGGCGAAGATTGTATTAACCGAAGGGGACAATGTCGTTCAGGAAATGGTCCTCCATAAGGAGCGCACTACCATCGGTCGGCGCCCTCACAATGACCTGGTGATCGACAGCCCCGCTGTTAGCGGTGAACATGCTGTCATCATCACTATCTATAATGATTCGTTTTTGGAAGACCTGAGCAGCACTAACGGCACGCAAGTCAACGGGCATGCCGTTACAAAACATTTTTTACAGCACAACGACGTCATACAGATGGCGAAGTACAAACTGGTGTATCTCGTCGACGCGGTTGAGGATATCAGCGAGGACCACCATCTGAAGATGTTTCCGTCGCTGCGTCCTGATGCGATCGTTACCGTGATTGACGGCCCCGGTGCTGGCAAGAAACTGGCGTTGGTGAAAGTACTGACGACAATTGGCCGTCCTGGTGTTCAAGTTGCCATTGTGGCGCGTAGAGCGCACGGTTATGAGCTGACGCACGTTGAGGGAAATACCTACACGCGTGTCAACGGTGCACCGCTGAAGGTGGGGGCATGGTCGCTATCAGATGGGGATGTAATTGATATTGCAGGAATGACTATGCAGTTTTCCTGGAAACCTCGGAATGGATATCAAAAAATCAATACAACCGGTAAGCGGTGA
- a CDS encoding Stp1/IreP family PP2C-type Ser/Thr phosphatase yields MSIPLRFDFFAKTDVGMVRPENEDAIAISEVLQLAILADGMGGYNAGEVASGIATVTIQHAVERHQRENQYSHPDDQPAVRRLCLIQAVRKANSTIIETARQHPEYRGMGTTVVLAWFQGDCVSIAHVGDSRAYVLRNGELAQLTRDHSLVQEQISAGLLTQEQAAFAMNRNVITRAVGVEHQLVVDVQEQAVEVGDLFLLCSDGLSDRLSPLQIKNIINATSDDSKAACELLIKAANEGGGQDNISVVLIKVVNNDAQNDSQCSAAEQLKPSH; encoded by the coding sequence ATGTCCATTCCTTTACGATTTGATTTTTTTGCCAAGACCGATGTTGGCATGGTGCGACCAGAAAATGAGGATGCTATTGCGATAAGCGAGGTTTTGCAACTGGCTATTTTGGCGGATGGGATGGGCGGCTATAACGCGGGCGAAGTGGCAAGTGGCATCGCCACGGTGACAATTCAGCATGCGGTAGAGCGGCATCAACGTGAAAACCAATATAGTCATCCAGATGATCAGCCAGCGGTTAGGCGTCTGTGTTTAATTCAGGCTGTTCGAAAGGCCAACAGCACAATTATCGAGACTGCCCGCCAACATCCTGAATATCGCGGAATGGGGACGACGGTGGTGCTGGCGTGGTTTCAGGGTGATTGCGTAAGCATTGCACATGTTGGTGATTCACGCGCCTATGTGTTGCGCAATGGCGAGTTGGCGCAATTAACGCGAGATCATTCTCTGGTACAAGAGCAAATTTCTGCAGGGCTTTTAACGCAAGAACAAGCAGCATTCGCCATGAATCGTAATGTGATTACGCGCGCAGTAGGTGTAGAGCATCAACTGGTAGTCGACGTGCAAGAGCAAGCGGTGGAGGTCGGCGATCTTTTTTTGTTGTGTTCTGACGGCTTATCAGACCGCCTTTCACCACTGCAAATTAAAAACATTATCAACGCCACAAGCGATGATTCGAAAGCAGCATGTGAACTCCTGATAAAAGCCGCTAATGAAGGCGGTGGGCAAGATAATATTTCTGTAGTGTTAATAAAAGTTGTTAATAATGATGCCCAGAATGACTCCCAATGCAGTGCCGCAGAGCAATTAAAGCCGAGTCATTAA
- the sucD gene encoding succinate--CoA ligase subunit alpha: MSILINKDTKVVTQGITGKTGQYHTRGCRDYANGKEAFVAGVNPKRAGEDFEGIPIFANVGEAKAATGANVSVIYVPPAGAAAAIWEAVEAELDLAICITEGIPVRDMLALKDRMAKSGSKTLLLGPNCPGLITPDEIKIGIMPGHIHKRGRIGVVSRSGTLTYEAVGQLTALGLGQSSAVGIGGDPINGLKHIDIMKMFNDDPDTDAVIMIGEIGGPDEANAAYWIKDNMKKPVVNFIAGVTAPPGKRMGHAGALISGGADTAQAKLDIMEACGIKTTKNPSEMARLLMAML, from the coding sequence ATGTCGATCCTGATTAACAAAGATACAAAAGTCGTCACCCAAGGTATCACTGGCAAAACCGGTCAATACCACACGCGCGGTTGCCGTGATTATGCAAATGGCAAAGAAGCTTTTGTCGCTGGCGTGAACCCTAAAAGAGCCGGTGAAGATTTCGAAGGCATTCCTATTTTCGCTAACGTCGGAGAAGCCAAGGCCGCTACCGGCGCTAACGTTTCAGTGATTTATGTGCCGCCAGCAGGCGCGGCAGCAGCGATTTGGGAAGCGGTTGAAGCAGAACTGGATCTGGCGATCTGTATCACGGAAGGTATTCCTGTCCGCGATATGCTGGCATTGAAAGACCGTATGGCTAAATCCGGTAGCAAGACTTTGCTTCTAGGACCAAATTGCCCAGGTCTGATCACGCCGGACGAAATCAAAATTGGTATCATGCCAGGCCATATTCACAAGCGAGGCCGTATCGGTGTGGTATCGCGTTCGGGTACATTGACGTATGAAGCAGTCGGTCAGTTGACCGCGCTGGGTCTGGGTCAATCATCGGCAGTTGGTATCGGCGGCGATCCAATCAACGGCCTGAAACATATCGATATCATGAAGATGTTCAATGACGATCCTGATACCGATGCGGTCATCATGATCGGTGAAATCGGCGGTCCTGATGAGGCTAATGCAGCTTACTGGATCAAAGACAACATGAAAAAGCCGGTCGTTAACTTTATCGCTGGCGTTACAGCGCCTCCGGGCAAACGTATGGGTCATGCCGGTGCGTTGATTTCTGGCGGTGCTGATACAGCACAAGCAAAACTCGACATCATGGAAGCTTGCGGTATCAAAACCACTAAGAATCCGTCTGAGATGGCGCGTTTGTTGATGGCGATGTTGTAA
- the sucC gene encoding ADP-forming succinate--CoA ligase subunit beta, producing the protein MSVRREARMKIHEYQGKEILRKFGVTTPRGIPCLSVDEAVKAAETLGGSVWVVKAQIHAGGRGKGGGVKVAKSLEQVREYANEILGMQLITHQTGPEGQKVRRLLIEEGADIKQELYVSMVTDRVSQRVVLMASSEGGMDIEEVAESHPEKIHQVVIDPSTGLTDAEADSISAKIGVPAGSIADARVQLQGLYKAYWDTDCSLAEINPLIVTGSGKIIALDAKFNFDPNALYRQPEIVAYRDLDEEDPAEVEASKFDLAYISLDGNIGCLVNGAGLAMATMDTIKLFGGEPANFLDVGGGATAEKVTEAFKIMLKNPSLKAILVNIFGGIMRCDVIAEGVIAASKAVSLSVPLVVRMKGTNEEIGKKLLAESGLPIIAADSMEEAAQKVVAAANGQ; encoded by the coding sequence ATCAGCGTCAGAAGGGAAGCTCGCATGAAAATCCATGAGTATCAGGGCAAAGAAATTCTCCGTAAATTTGGGGTAACAACACCGCGCGGTATTCCGTGCCTGAGCGTCGATGAGGCAGTTAAAGCTGCTGAAACTCTCGGCGGTTCGGTATGGGTCGTGAAGGCACAAATTCATGCAGGTGGTCGCGGTAAAGGCGGCGGCGTGAAAGTGGCTAAATCGCTTGAACAAGTTCGCGAATACGCTAATGAAATCCTGGGCATGCAGCTGATCACGCATCAAACTGGCCCAGAAGGTCAAAAAGTGCGTCGTTTGTTGATCGAAGAGGGCGCAGACATCAAGCAAGAACTATACGTCAGTATGGTAACTGACCGTGTTAGTCAACGCGTGGTGCTGATGGCATCGAGCGAAGGCGGCATGGACATTGAAGAAGTTGCGGAAAGTCATCCGGAAAAAATTCATCAGGTCGTCATTGATCCATCGACAGGACTCACTGACGCAGAAGCGGACAGTATTTCCGCAAAAATCGGCGTACCAGCGGGTTCTATTGCTGACGCTCGGGTACAACTGCAAGGTCTATACAAAGCTTATTGGGATACCGATTGCTCATTGGCCGAAATCAACCCGCTGATCGTCACTGGCTCTGGCAAAATTATTGCTTTGGACGCGAAGTTTAACTTTGATCCTAACGCTTTGTATCGCCAACCTGAAATCGTTGCTTATCGCGATCTGGACGAAGAAGACCCAGCAGAAGTCGAAGCATCGAAATTTGATCTGGCATACATCTCACTCGACGGTAACATCGGTTGCCTGGTAAATGGCGCTGGTCTGGCGATGGCCACGATGGACACGATCAAATTGTTCGGCGGCGAGCCAGCGAACTTCCTTGATGTAGGCGGTGGTGCTACAGCAGAAAAAGTGACTGAAGCATTTAAGATCATGCTGAAGAATCCAAGTTTGAAGGCAATTCTGGTCAATATTTTCGGCGGTATCATGCGTTGTGACGTGATCGCTGAAGGCGTGATCGCTGCATCGAAGGCGGTTTCATTGAGCGTGCCACTTGTCGTGCGCATGAAGGGTACCAACGAAGAAATCGGCAAAAAATTGCTGGCGGAATCGGGCTTGCCTATCATTGCTGCCGACAGCATGGAAGAAGCGGCGCAGAAAGTTGTTGCTGCAGCTAACGGTCAATAA
- a CDS encoding DUF2889 domain-containing protein translates to MSLLPPTSRRALTHTRTIQVDAFIRDDGLWELDAHITDIKASDLELPHGILPAGEAVHDLWLRLTLDNLYTITEVAVHSEAMPYPGHCNTVSPAYNQLVGLNLLKGFRYTLKERVGGALACTHLTELAQILPTVALQAFSGETSVGSTAPTRLSTGDKKPFQVGSCYALRRDGAVVAQFYPKWASARPEIPETQSNMPVSKPPDIQSEPR, encoded by the coding sequence ATGTCCCTATTACCTCCTACTTCTCGCAGGGCGCTGACACATACGCGCACCATACAAGTCGACGCGTTTATTCGTGACGATGGCTTATGGGAGTTGGACGCGCACATTACCGATATTAAAGCCAGTGATCTTGAGTTGCCGCACGGAATTTTGCCAGCCGGCGAGGCTGTGCACGATTTATGGCTGCGTTTAACGCTAGACAATCTCTACACCATTACCGAGGTCGCGGTGCATTCTGAGGCCATGCCTTATCCCGGACATTGCAATACCGTCTCCCCTGCCTACAATCAATTAGTTGGCCTGAATCTGTTAAAAGGATTTCGCTATACGTTGAAAGAGCGTGTCGGTGGTGCGCTGGCTTGCACTCATCTGACTGAGCTTGCTCAAATATTGCCGACTGTTGCGCTTCAAGCGTTTTCTGGTGAAACGAGTGTTGGCAGCACGGCACCGACACGGTTGAGTACAGGAGACAAAAAACCATTTCAGGTAGGAAGTTGCTACGCGCTGCGGAGGGATGGAGCGGTTGTCGCGCAATTTTATCCAAAGTGGGCGTCCGCGCGGCCAGAAATTCCTGAGACACAATCCAACATGCCAGTTAGTAAGCCCCCGGACATACAGTCCGAACCCCGTTAG
- the recX gene encoding recombination regulator RecX — translation MAKPTVSLKGRALRYLSMREHSRIELKRKLSRYVEEGDDIEVLLDWLEESKFLSQERFSESLINRRSGRYGNSRIVMELKSHGIAADAISAVKSQLAEGEFARAREVWVRKFGRQPLNAIERGKQMRFLLQRGFSHRAVQAAINSVGDDDAFEPVESDEDGIV, via the coding sequence ATGGCAAAACCAACAGTCAGTCTGAAGGGCAGGGCGCTTCGTTACTTATCGATGCGTGAGCATAGCCGTATCGAGTTAAAGCGTAAGTTATCGCGTTACGTCGAAGAGGGCGATGACATAGAGGTTTTGCTCGATTGGCTTGAGGAGTCTAAATTTTTATCTCAAGAACGCTTCTCCGAATCTCTTATTAATCGGCGCTCTGGACGTTATGGCAATAGCCGCATCGTGATGGAATTAAAAAGTCACGGTATCGCCGCCGATGCGATTAGTGCGGTTAAATCACAGCTTGCAGAAGGCGAATTTGCCCGCGCCCGCGAAGTGTGGGTGAGGAAATTTGGGCGTCAACCGCTTAATGCTATCGAACGCGGCAAACAGATGCGGTTTTTATTGCAGCGCGGATTTTCTCATCGGGCGGTGCAAGCTGCGATTAACAGCGTTGGTGATGACGATGCGTTCGAGCCCGTTGAATCTGATGAAGATGGGATTGTTTAG
- the recA gene encoding recombinase RecA, with protein sequence MDDKKSAANPDKSKALAAALAQIEKQFGKGSIMRMEDGAVVEEVQVVSTGSLGLDIALGVGGLPRGRVVEIYGPESSGKTTLTLQTIAEMQKLGGTCAFIDAEHALDVGYAQKLGINLADLLISQPDTGEQALEITDALVRSGGVDLIVIDSVAALTPRAEIEGDMGDSLPGLQARLMSQALRKLTGSINRTNTLVIFINQIRMKIGVMFGNPETTTGGNALKFYASVRLDIRRTGSIKSGDEVIGNETRVKVVKNKIAPPFKEAHFDILYGTGTSREGEILDLGSDAKIVEKSGAWYSYNGERIGQGKDNARNYLKERPELAREIENKVRASLGVPLLEGAVSTETDKAAEKAAKAAEKAAAKEAAALAAKVE encoded by the coding sequence ATGGACGATAAAAAATCCGCAGCAAATCCTGATAAAAGCAAGGCACTTGCCGCAGCATTGGCACAAATCGAAAAGCAATTCGGCAAGGGTTCGATCATGCGCATGGAAGATGGTGCCGTGGTCGAAGAGGTCCAGGTCGTTTCCACTGGTTCATTAGGTCTTGATATTGCGCTAGGCGTTGGCGGATTGCCGCGCGGTCGTGTGGTCGAAATCTATGGCCCTGAATCATCCGGTAAAACCACGCTGACCCTGCAAACCATTGCTGAAATGCAAAAGCTGGGCGGCACCTGTGCGTTTATTGATGCAGAACATGCGCTTGACGTCGGTTACGCTCAAAAGCTTGGGATCAATCTGGCAGACCTGCTGATTTCACAACCGGATACTGGTGAACAGGCGCTTGAAATTACCGATGCGCTGGTCCGTTCCGGCGGTGTAGATCTGATTGTTATCGATTCCGTTGCCGCATTGACGCCACGCGCCGAAATCGAAGGCGACATGGGCGATTCCTTGCCGGGCTTGCAAGCGCGTCTGATGTCACAAGCATTGCGTAAATTGACTGGCAGCATTAATCGCACGAATACACTGGTGATTTTTATTAACCAGATTCGGATGAAGATTGGTGTCATGTTTGGTAATCCGGAAACAACAACCGGCGGTAACGCACTGAAGTTTTACGCTTCGGTCCGCCTGGATATTCGTCGTACTGGCTCAATTAAATCAGGCGACGAAGTGATCGGTAACGAAACACGTGTAAAAGTTGTGAAGAACAAAATCGCACCACCGTTTAAGGAAGCGCATTTCGACATTCTGTACGGTACAGGTACTTCGCGTGAAGGCGAAATTCTGGATCTTGGATCGGATGCCAAAATCGTTGAAAAATCAGGTGCCTGGTACAGTTATAACGGCGAGCGTATTGGTCAAGGTAAAGACAACGCCCGTAACTACCTGAAAGAGCGTCCAGAACTGGCACGTGAAATCGAAAACAAAGTACGTGCATCACTAGGCGTACCATTACTAGAGGGCGCAGTGTCGACAGAAACCGACAAAGCCGCTGAGAAAGCAGCAAAAGCCGCTGAAAAAGCAGCAGCCAAAGAAGCCGCAGCGTTAGCCGCAAAAGTAGAGTAA
- a CDS encoding XRE family transcriptional regulator has product MHSPIAHNTPPEVGATLQRLRLKRGLTLDDLSRAAGVSKSMLSQIEREKANPTIAVTWRLANALGIGIEELLATETSEREAIHIMEPHETPTLPGLHAGYVLRILGPMELAGKYEWYELTLAPEGALVSTPHDPGTMEHLTLLNGGVEVVVDGVKKKLKIGGTARYPADKNHVIRNTGKTEARALLVVIHR; this is encoded by the coding sequence ATGCATTCACCTATTGCTCACAACACACCACCCGAAGTCGGCGCGACGCTTCAACGGCTACGGCTTAAGCGCGGTCTGACGCTTGACGATTTGTCGCGTGCGGCCGGCGTGTCTAAATCCATGCTGTCGCAAATTGAACGTGAAAAAGCGAATCCGACCATAGCGGTGACATGGCGATTGGCCAACGCTTTAGGTATTGGTATAGAAGAATTGCTCGCTACCGAAACGTCGGAACGGGAAGCTATTCACATCATGGAACCGCACGAAACGCCTACTTTGCCTGGTCTTCACGCTGGTTACGTCCTGCGCATTCTCGGGCCGATGGAATTGGCCGGCAAATATGAATGGTACGAATTGACGTTGGCACCGGAAGGGGCATTAGTTTCCACACCGCACGATCCTGGCACGATGGAGCATTTAACGTTGTTGAATGGTGGTGTCGAGGTCGTCGTGGATGGCGTGAAGAAAAAGCTGAAAATTGGTGGCACTGCACGCTACCCCGCCGACAAAAATCATGTGATACGTAACACAGGAAAAACCGAGGCGAGAGCTCTATTGGTAGTGATTCACCGATAA